In one Rhodohalobacter sp. 614A genomic region, the following are encoded:
- a CDS encoding M23 family metallopeptidase, giving the protein MLSSRYLFLLILGLILLVSSCTRIKDLINPPSPREVYSREFNENHPQFNEWQRAYERSLGDSLKILPPYWEIGHFQRNEINVYSYEIDLEHGEIFHFEMAADSVNARIFVDFFRQTDDSLNSYELVKQNGPDDRMVRFEVKDTGIYKILVQPALDVQTPFRMRAYTQPSYLFPVAGHSNSAIRSFWGDPRDAGRRQHEGVDIFAPRGTPVVAATNGRIRYTGERGLGGKQVWLRTELFGGKSLYYAHLDSVAVSGSGSVDVGDTLGFVGNTGNARTTPPHLHFGIYGRGGAVNPMPFIFERELPEIQELADETGQRQLVVNSAVANLRTAASLDGLKIGEATRGDTLHVLGHAGNWRHIKTEQQMKAYIHESLVLPL; this is encoded by the coding sequence ATGCTGTCCAGTCGTTACTTATTTCTATTAATTCTCGGTTTGATTCTGTTGGTTTCCTCGTGTACCAGGATTAAAGACCTGATTAATCCGCCTTCACCGAGAGAGGTTTACTCCCGGGAGTTCAATGAGAATCATCCGCAATTCAATGAATGGCAAAGAGCTTATGAAAGGAGTCTGGGGGATAGCCTTAAAATTTTGCCACCCTATTGGGAAATCGGCCACTTTCAAAGAAATGAGATCAATGTTTACAGTTATGAAATAGATTTGGAGCATGGAGAAATATTTCATTTTGAAATGGCGGCAGACTCTGTGAATGCCCGGATCTTTGTTGATTTTTTCCGTCAGACTGATGACAGTTTGAATAGCTATGAACTCGTAAAACAAAATGGGCCGGATGACAGAATGGTCCGTTTTGAAGTGAAGGATACGGGTATCTATAAAATACTGGTTCAACCGGCGCTTGATGTTCAAACCCCGTTTCGCATGCGGGCGTATACTCAGCCGTCATACCTGTTTCCAGTAGCCGGACACAGCAATTCGGCAATCAGAAGTTTTTGGGGTGATCCGAGAGATGCAGGACGAAGACAACATGAAGGCGTTGATATCTTTGCTCCGCGTGGCACTCCCGTTGTTGCTGCGACAAACGGGCGCATTCGTTATACAGGAGAACGCGGTTTGGGCGGAAAGCAGGTATGGCTGCGAACGGAATTGTTTGGCGGAAAATCTCTCTACTATGCCCACCTGGACAGTGTAGCGGTATCCGGTTCAGGAAGTGTGGATGTGGGTGATACGCTGGGATTTGTCGGGAATACGGGCAATGCCAGAACGACGCCTCCACACCTTCATTTTGGTATCTATGGGCGTGGCGGAGCGGTTAATCCTATGCCATTTATTTTTGAGAGAGAGCTACCAGAAATTCAAGAACTGGCCGATGAAACCGGTCAACGGCAACTGGTCGTGAATTCAGCTGTTGCCAACTTGCGGACAGCAGCATCTCTCGATGGATTAAAAATAGGAGAAGCCACCCGGGGTGATACTCTGCATGTTCTCGGACACGCCGGAAACTGGAGGCACATAAAAACTGAGCAGCAGATGAAAGCCTACATTCACGAAAGTTTGGTTCTTCCACTTTAA
- a CDS encoding S41 family peptidase has protein sequence MKKVFSISLALLFLSTLLSCKDSSTGSDDEIEEAPQEKQFVWEAMNYWYYWQEQVPKLSDNKSFFENEQDYHNYLMDFNHPEGVFEDLQFNKENGFSEAVLAQFGEDDFSFFIDDYKVFLAQQQGESYNFGFEYGLVGFEGETEIFGYVQYVIPDTPAEAAGIERGDVFSHINGTRLNRNNYGNLLSSSSLELGLADYNNRVITPNGETKTVQAGDVFEDPIYMSKVINTGAASVGYLLYNSFQRNSHQDLNDVFGEFKSQGIDELVLDLRYNGGGAVTTSQLLTSMISGLGSSNEFGRYSFNSKRNPLYQEVVSFLDEGPIYDSEGNLTDATFPINKLSLDRLYVLTSYRTASASESVINSLRAYIDVIVIGDQTVGKDDISLTLFDSDVPYHEGANINPTHNYALQPIVGKLVNRNGESEGEGFLPDYEVIEYEYLENLPPLGDENEPLLGTALTDINGGIIAKTAQTQFRRKAIQFSTENNRATNGMYISPEDLKKLKK, from the coding sequence ATGAAAAAAGTTTTTAGTATTTCACTGGCCCTCCTTTTTCTCTCAACTTTACTCAGCTGTAAAGACAGTTCAACCGGCTCAGATGATGAAATTGAAGAAGCTCCCCAAGAAAAACAATTTGTGTGGGAAGCCATGAACTACTGGTATTACTGGCAGGAACAAGTGCCAAAGCTAAGTGATAATAAAAGCTTTTTTGAAAATGAACAGGATTACCACAATTATTTGATGGATTTTAACCATCCCGAAGGTGTGTTCGAAGATTTACAATTCAATAAAGAAAATGGTTTTAGCGAGGCAGTATTAGCACAGTTTGGTGAAGACGATTTTTCATTTTTTATAGATGATTATAAGGTATTTCTGGCCCAGCAACAGGGCGAGTCATACAATTTCGGATTTGAGTACGGTTTGGTTGGATTTGAAGGTGAAACTGAAATTTTCGGCTATGTTCAATATGTAATTCCTGATACACCGGCTGAAGCTGCCGGAATCGAACGGGGAGATGTATTTAGCCACATTAACGGAACCCGATTAAACAGGAATAATTACGGAAACCTTCTTTCATCAAGCAGTCTTGAACTCGGTCTTGCCGATTACAATAACCGTGTCATCACCCCCAATGGAGAAACAAAAACCGTTCAGGCTGGGGATGTATTCGAAGATCCCATTTATATGTCAAAAGTGATTAACACCGGAGCAGCCAGTGTGGGTTATTTACTGTACAATTCCTTTCAAAGAAATTCGCATCAGGACCTGAATGATGTGTTTGGGGAATTTAAATCCCAAGGAATTGACGAACTTGTTCTGGATCTTCGGTATAACGGCGGTGGAGCTGTGACTACAAGCCAGCTACTGACATCTATGATTTCAGGCCTTGGAAGTTCAAATGAATTCGGACGCTACAGCTTTAATTCAAAACGGAATCCCCTTTATCAGGAAGTAGTCAGCTTTTTAGACGAAGGCCCTATTTATGATTCTGAAGGGAACCTAACAGACGCGACCTTTCCGATCAACAAACTTTCATTAGACCGCCTGTATGTTCTCACCAGTTACAGAACGGCCTCTGCAAGTGAATCGGTCATTAACAGCCTCCGGGCTTATATCGATGTGATTGTGATCGGCGATCAAACAGTTGGCAAAGATGATATTTCATTAACATTATTTGATTCTGATGTGCCATATCATGAGGGTGCAAATATCAATCCTACTCATAACTATGCATTACAACCGATTGTGGGGAAATTGGTAAACAGAAATGGAGAATCTGAAGGTGAAGGCTTTTTGCCTGATTATGAAGTTATAGAATATGAATATCTGGAAAATCTCCCTCCTTTAGGCGATGAAAATGAACCGTTATTAGGCACAGCGCTGACGGACATTAATGGTGGTATCATTGCAAAAACAGCTCAGACCCAATTCAGAAGAAAAGCCATCCAGTTTAGTACGGAAAATAACAGAGCGACTAATGGCATGTATATTTCTCCAGAAGATCTCAAAAAATTAAAAAAATAA
- a CDS encoding alpha/beta hydrolase, which produces MKKITLSLIFLFAFNISYGQKVLPLWPDEIPNSQQTDKTEIHEINDILRIGQVQVPTLEIYLPTKRHSTGQAVVICPGGGYRILAYDWEGTNIAKWLNSKGIAAFVLKYRLPISGSVVTPHQAPLQDAKRAIRTVRANAEEWNLSENKIGVMGFSAGGHLASTLGTHFNREETIDDKDSIDTMSARPDFMILVYPVITMKESFTHQGSLNNLLGDNPDDEMIEYYSNETQVTEETPPTFLIHASDDTAVPVQNSLMFYKALNENGISSEMHIYPEGGHGFALGLGKGHLQGWTDRLYDWLQYVDK; this is translated from the coding sequence ATGAAAAAAATTACTCTGTCCCTGATCTTTCTTTTTGCTTTCAATATTTCATACGGCCAAAAAGTACTTCCGCTCTGGCCGGATGAGATTCCAAATTCCCAACAAACGGACAAAACAGAAATCCACGAAATAAATGATATTCTCAGAATTGGACAAGTTCAGGTACCTACACTGGAGATTTACCTACCTACCAAGAGGCATTCTACAGGCCAGGCTGTTGTAATTTGTCCCGGAGGTGGATACAGGATTCTGGCATACGACTGGGAAGGAACGAACATCGCCAAATGGTTAAACTCTAAAGGAATTGCTGCTTTTGTTTTGAAATACCGATTGCCAATATCAGGATCTGTGGTCACTCCACACCAGGCTCCATTGCAGGATGCAAAACGGGCTATACGAACTGTTCGCGCAAATGCAGAAGAGTGGAATCTTTCAGAAAATAAAATTGGTGTGATGGGCTTCTCGGCCGGCGGACATCTGGCCTCTACCCTTGGCACACATTTTAACCGTGAAGAGACGATCGACGATAAAGATTCTATCGATACGATGAGTGCCCGGCCCGATTTTATGATTTTGGTTTATCCCGTGATTACAATGAAGGAATCCTTTACACACCAGGGCTCCCTGAATAATTTACTGGGCGATAATCCTGACGACGAAATGATTGAATATTACTCCAATGAAACGCAGGTTACAGAAGAGACTCCCCCAACGTTCCTTATTCATGCTTCCGACGATACCGCTGTACCTGTTCAAAACAGCCTGATGTTTTATAAAGCGTTGAATGAGAACGGAATTTCATCAGAGATGCATATCTATCCAGAAGGTGGACACGGATTTGCATTAGGTCTCGGCAAGGGACATCTGCAAGGCTGGACCGACCGGCTTTACGATTGGTTGCAATATGTGGATAAGTAA
- a CDS encoding phosphoribosylanthranilate isomerase, with protein sequence MKPRIKICCISSEHEAKLAIDFGASAIGLVGKMPSGPGCIDDQNIRQIAAQVPPPIATFLLTSETDGPSIVKHHLRTATNTIQIVDTPKRGTHEYLKANLPNVKRVQVIHVLDETSIDTAASFFDEADALLLDSGNPNLKIKELGGTGRVHNWKVSRKIVDQSPIPVFLAGGLNPENIKNAVDTVQPFGVDVCSGVRTNGSLDPQKLEKFMAMIMK encoded by the coding sequence ATGAAACCCCGAATTAAAATCTGCTGTATTTCATCTGAGCATGAAGCTAAACTCGCAATCGATTTTGGGGCTTCTGCCATTGGGCTGGTAGGCAAAATGCCAAGCGGGCCCGGATGTATCGATGACCAAAACATCCGGCAGATCGCCGCCCAAGTACCTCCACCAATAGCTACTTTTCTTTTAACGAGCGAAACAGATGGTCCCTCAATCGTAAAACATCATTTGAGAACGGCTACAAATACCATCCAAATTGTGGATACACCAAAAAGAGGAACCCATGAATATCTGAAAGCCAATCTGCCAAATGTAAAACGTGTTCAGGTGATTCATGTACTTGATGAAACGTCTATTGATACAGCCGCATCTTTCTTTGATGAAGCCGACGCCTTACTGCTGGACAGTGGGAACCCAAATTTGAAAATAAAAGAACTTGGCGGAACCGGCCGGGTCCATAACTGGAAGGTCAGCCGTAAAATTGTAGACCAATCACCCATTCCTGTTTTTCTCGCCGGTGGTTTAAATCCGGAAAATATAAAAAATGCGGTTGATACCGTTCAGCCTTTTGGCGTGGATGTGTGTAGTGGAGTTCGCACAAACGGATCACTAGATCCACAAAAACTTGAAAAATTTATGGCGATGATAATGAAATAG
- a CDS encoding DinB family protein, with amino-acid sequence MPRPKNKEELLKLSQENYQKLNDYIDSFSDEEKHADFPEGTMNRNIRDVLAHLHEWHLMFLEWYSVGMQHKKPDMPAKGFTWKTLPELNKKIWENYNTSDLENIRKALDKSYQEIRKIVEHHTDNELFEKKHYRWTGSTSLGAYLVSATSSHYDWAYKLIKKAKKSSVCDVNGQGDLYPKGAIYDD; translated from the coding sequence ATGCCAAGGCCAAAGAACAAAGAGGAATTGTTGAAGCTCAGTCAAGAGAATTATCAAAAGCTAAATGATTACATCGATTCATTTTCTGACGAAGAAAAGCACGCTGATTTTCCCGAAGGTACGATGAATCGAAATATCCGTGATGTACTTGCCCACCTGCACGAATGGCACCTGATGTTTCTTGAATGGTACAGCGTTGGCATGCAACACAAGAAACCGGATATGCCCGCCAAAGGATTCACCTGGAAAACCCTTCCTGAATTGAATAAGAAAATCTGGGAAAATTATAATACATCTGATTTGGAAAACATTCGGAAGGCGCTGGATAAATCATATCAAGAAATCCGGAAAATTGTTGAACACCATACAGATAATGAACTTTTTGAAAAGAAACATTATCGATGGACCGGCTCTACATCTCTGGGAGCTTACCTTGTGTCAGCAACATCCAGCCATTACGACTGGGCCTATAAACTGATCAAAAAAGCAAAGAAATCCTCGGTTTGTGACGTAAATGGACAAGGGGATTTATATCCCAAAGGTGCAATCTATGATGATTAG
- a CDS encoding response regulator codes for MKQQTILVIDDEKSTHVLLKAMLGKDFKLMFAENAQRGIDLIAEHSINLVLLDIQMPQLSGIELLESIMTDTALRSIPVMVMTGKATEELEIKAKELGAVDFVSKEFVFSNKDEFILRLEANLLEEGKQFHMSTRYKQDFKMIIKKIMTESIHGDFFSACRKLAVGLMNSFDIDYISFWKIQSSKPSLILSIGDRQPENFGPNELMSERAFRDLARTKRPYMTNNPRSEKKGVFADTSKELGLSSEIGIPLFKIDKETFTTNGMVIPGETPLFGFVILKRNRVFTTKEYKLLSRFVIQTGTILWGLYQKLYSNKA; via the coding sequence ATGAAGCAGCAAACTATCTTGGTTATTGATGATGAGAAATCCACTCATGTATTGCTTAAGGCTATGCTCGGCAAAGACTTTAAGCTTATGTTCGCCGAGAATGCCCAAAGAGGAATTGACCTTATTGCTGAACACTCCATCAATCTTGTATTGCTCGATATTCAAATGCCGCAGCTTTCCGGTATAGAGCTTCTGGAATCGATTATGACCGACACTGCGCTCCGAAGTATCCCGGTTATGGTTATGACTGGAAAAGCGACCGAGGAATTAGAAATCAAAGCGAAAGAACTTGGAGCGGTAGACTTTGTGTCCAAGGAATTTGTCTTCTCCAATAAAGATGAGTTCATTCTCCGGCTGGAAGCAAACCTTCTCGAAGAAGGCAAGCAGTTTCATATGTCCACACGGTACAAGCAGGACTTTAAGATGATCATCAAGAAAATCATGACCGAGTCCATTCATGGTGATTTCTTTTCTGCCTGCCGCAAACTTGCCGTGGGACTGATGAATTCTTTTGATATTGATTACATATCATTCTGGAAAATTCAGAGCTCGAAGCCAAGCCTGATTCTCTCTATTGGCGACCGACAGCCCGAGAATTTCGGCCCAAACGAATTGATGTCTGAGCGAGCTTTCCGCGATTTGGCCCGAACTAAACGGCCTTACATGACAAATAATCCACGTTCCGAGAAAAAAGGTGTCTTTGCGGATACATCCAAAGAGCTGGGATTGAGTTCAGAAATTGGCATTCCTCTCTTTAAAATTGATAAAGAAACCTTCACAACGAATGGCATGGTTATCCCTGGAGAAACTCCACTGTTCGGGTTTGTTATCTTAAAAAGAAACCGGGTCTTCACGACGAAAGAATATAAATTGTTATCCCGTTTTGTAATTCAAACCGGTACCATTCTTTGGGGCCTTTATCAAAAATTGTACTCGAATAAGGCTTAA
- a CDS encoding sulfotransferase domain-containing protein → MKAFLVPANLDVVVTSYGGAGTTFFMEFLSQFRTINHLHDTGNLKHTAYPPVSIKPSQKFIYLFGDPIHATISLFNRNFHHLHSIKIQQGSNINSPIPESMTLEEYATEGVDRFGFCNHFYNWYRSTSLNPILFIRYETLYENLPAIFDFLELPQSALEMFPERKVRNSVEKEISSETLRQLENMYGKFQNELSKIPDIEIRKGKETNILKRFLHFSRFYVIYGIFKSRRKMKRLYEEKIKK, encoded by the coding sequence ATGAAGGCATTTCTGGTACCTGCAAATTTGGATGTGGTGGTTACTTCGTATGGAGGCGCCGGAACAACATTTTTTATGGAGTTTCTGTCACAATTCAGAACTATTAATCACCTCCATGATACGGGAAACCTGAAGCACACCGCTTACCCTCCTGTTTCCATCAAACCGTCCCAGAAATTTATCTATTTGTTTGGTGATCCAATCCATGCGACCATTTCGTTGTTCAATAGAAATTTTCATCATTTACACTCCATCAAAATTCAACAGGGATCGAATATAAATTCTCCAATACCAGAATCCATGACCCTTGAGGAATATGCAACCGAGGGCGTTGACAGGTTTGGTTTCTGTAACCATTTCTATAATTGGTATCGCAGCACGAGCTTGAATCCAATCCTGTTTATACGCTATGAAACACTTTATGAAAATCTGCCTGCTATTTTTGATTTCTTAGAACTGCCACAATCCGCTCTTGAAATGTTTCCCGAAAGGAAAGTGAGAAATTCTGTGGAAAAAGAAATCTCCAGCGAAACACTCCGTCAACTCGAAAATATGTATGGAAAGTTTCAAAATGAGCTTAGCAAAATTCCTGATATTGAAATACGGAAGGGAAAAGAGACGAATATTTTAAAGAGATTTCTCCATTTTTCCAGGTTCTACGTCATTTATGGAATCTTCAAATCAAGAAGGAAAATGAAGCGTTTGTATGAGGAAAAGATCAAAAAATGA
- a CDS encoding putative nucleotide-diphospho-sugar transferase has translation MSKKALPNTEIIICTEKGNLEAMSRLLVWSVRNFGGKFRDLPIFSYQPRKHHKISRKIVRFFEKYEVEIIDDVLNKEFADYPLANKPLASAHRETHTKAENLIFLDSDIFFLKEPTELVQFHGNDLIIRPVDSKNIGTENPNDENADYWNKLYELLDVKVERKVRSTGDNKEILEYYNSGHVVVKSQLNLFNKWKENFLKVMRTGLKPNHGLFFVEQSTLSATISQMELNVKMLEDTLNHQIFSFINPSYSDDLVENFKNLSSLHYHREFRNNNGRNPIEELLNTTANGRIINKKISEFGVLRKPNTFTKVLDTQRTLNYSFKHLLDSKLW, from the coding sequence ATGAGCAAAAAGGCTTTGCCGAATACTGAAATTATTATTTGTACCGAAAAGGGCAACCTTGAAGCGATGTCCAGACTTTTGGTTTGGTCTGTCAGGAATTTTGGGGGCAAATTTCGTGATCTCCCCATATTCAGTTATCAACCCCGAAAGCATCATAAGATCAGCCGTAAAATCGTTCGGTTTTTTGAAAAATATGAGGTTGAAATTATTGATGACGTGCTTAATAAAGAGTTTGCAGATTACCCTCTCGCCAATAAACCGCTGGCCTCAGCCCACCGAGAAACCCATACAAAAGCGGAAAACTTGATCTTTCTCGACAGTGATATTTTTTTCCTGAAAGAGCCGACTGAACTAGTCCAATTTCATGGCAATGATCTGATCATTCGGCCGGTTGACAGCAAAAATATTGGTACTGAAAATCCAAATGATGAAAATGCAGATTACTGGAACAAACTCTACGAATTACTGGACGTGAAAGTAGAAAGAAAAGTTCGGTCTACCGGCGACAATAAAGAAATCCTCGAATATTATAATAGCGGCCACGTGGTTGTAAAATCGCAACTCAATCTGTTCAACAAATGGAAAGAGAATTTTCTGAAAGTAATGCGAACCGGGTTAAAGCCAAACCACGGTCTTTTTTTTGTAGAACAGTCCACTTTGTCTGCAACCATATCTCAAATGGAATTGAATGTTAAAATGTTGGAAGACACATTAAACCATCAGATATTTTCTTTTATCAATCCTTCATATTCTGATGATCTCGTTGAGAATTTTAAAAATCTGAGCTCATTACATTACCATAGAGAATTCAGAAATAATAATGGCCGGAATCCCATTGAAGAATTACTTAACACAACTGCAAATGGACGCATTATCAATAAAAAAATTTCTGAATTTGGAGTATTAAGAAAACCGAATACGTTCACGAAAGTTCTTGACACACAACGGACTCTTAATTATAGCTTCAAACATCTCCTTGATAGTAAATTGTGGTGA